A genomic stretch from Mesoplodon densirostris isolate mMesDen1 chromosome 3, mMesDen1 primary haplotype, whole genome shotgun sequence includes:
- the LOC132485957 gene encoding LOW QUALITY PROTEIN: ubiquitin carboxyl-terminal hydrolase 1-like (The sequence of the model RefSeq protein was modified relative to this genomic sequence to represent the inferred CDS: deleted 1 base in 1 codon), with protein MPRVIPRESNRLSRGSPSKKPRRPLKFFQKKETKRALDFTDSQGNEEKTSEYRGSEIDQVIPAAQSSRVNCEKRKNLLPFVGLNNLGNTCYLNSILQVLYFCPGFKSGVKHLFNSISRKKEALKDEASQKAKGNCKGDSSVSFELICSLHSLIISVEQLQASFLLHPEKYTRKLATQPRRLLNTLRKLNPMYGGYLQHDAQEVLQCILGHIQETCHLLRKGVKNVAELSTKVEEKHQKEEMSGHNSMEMDSMRHSEDYKEKLPKVHGKRKSDTELGNMKRKVKVSKDHQSLKENQRQTRSKRKATVDSSDIPAKIIPQYISENESARPSQKKSRVKRNRFKSTAKQPSIISKSFSLGKITTNQESKGQSKENECGLEEDMGKYENDNTADGCGLQSPGKNVMPVKEVKPINKGAEPIGFELVEKLFQGQLVIRTRCLECESLTERREEFQDVIVPVQEDELSKVEESPESSSEPKPDMKTLRWAISQFASVERIGGENKYFCENCHHYTEAERSLLFDAMPEVLTIHLKCFAASGLEFDCYGGGLSKINTPLLIPLKLSLEEWSTKPTKDSYGLFAVVMHSGITISSGHYTASVKVTDLNSLELDEENFVIDQTCEVGKPGPSNKEEARGVVKNYDDEEVSIRVSGNTQPSKVLNKKNVDTLGLLRGQKTQADYELFNKASHPDKVASAAFAENRNSETNNTNGTHESDRNKESNDQTGINMSDFENKISYAVQSLKGYEGKWLLFNDSQVKVTEEKDFLNSLSPSTSPTSTPYLLFYKKL; from the exons ATGCCCCGTGTCATACCTCGTGAAAGTAATAGGCTTTCAAGAGGTAGTCCCTCAAAAAAACCCAGACGTCCCTTGAAGTTTTTTCAGAAGAAGGAAACCAAGAGAGCCTTGGATTTCACAGATTctcaaggaaatgaagaa aaaacttctgAATACAGAGGATCTGAAATTGATCAAGTTATTCCTGCAGCACAGTCCTCACGTGTCAactgtgagaagagaaaaaacttgTTACCGTTTGTGGGACTGAATAATCTCGGCAATACTTGTTATCTTAATAGTATACTTCAGGTATTATATTTTTGTCCTGGTTTTAAATCTGGAGTGAAGCACTTATTTAACAGtatttcaaggaagaaagaagcccTAAAAGATGAAGCCAGTCAAAAAGCTAAGGGAAATTGCAAAGGAGATTCTTCAGTAAGTTTTGAACTAATATGCAGCTTACATTCCTTGATCATTTCAGTCGAACAGCTTCAGGCTAGTTTTCTCTTACATCCAGAGAAATATACTCGTAAACTTGCTACTCAGCCAAGGCGACTACTTAACACACTCAGGAAACTCAACCCTATGTATGGAGGATATCTACAGCATGATGCACAGGAAGTATTACAGTGTATTTTGGGACACATTCAAGAAACATGCCACCTCCTaagaaaaggagtaaaaaatGTGGCAGAGTTATCTACTAAGgtagaagaaaaacatcagaaagaggaaatgagtGGCCATAACAGCATGGAGATGGACAGTATGAGGCATTCTGAAGACTATAAAGAAAAACTGCCaaaagtacatgggaaaagaaaaagtgacactGAACTTGGTAACATGAAGAGAAAAGTTAAAGTCTCTAAGGACCACCAGTctttgaaagaaaaccagagacaaaccagatcaaaaagaaaagctACCGTTGATTCATCAGATATTCCTGCTAAAATAATCCCCCAGtacatttctgaaaatgagaGTGCAAGACCCTCACAAAAGAAATCAAGAGTTAAAAGAAACCGGTTCAAGTCTACAGCTAAGCAACCCAGCATTATTTCTAAATCCTTTAGTCTGGGTAAAATAACAACCAACCAAGAATCCAAAGGacaatctaaagaaaatgaatgtggTCTTGAAGAGGACATGGGGAAGTATGAGAATGATAATACAGCTGATGGTTGTGGACTTCAATCTCCAGGGAAGAACGTTATGCCTGTGAAGGAAGTTAAGCCCATcaacaaaggtgcagagccaaTTGGTTTTGAGCTGgtggagaaattatttcaaggtCAGCTGGTAATAAGGACTCGTTGCTTAGAATGTGAAAGtttaacagaaagaagagaagagtttCAAGACGTCATCGTACCAGTGCAAGAAGATGAGCTTTCCAAAGTAGAGGAGAGTCCTGAAAGTTCTTCAGAGCCAAAACCAGACATGAAGACCCTGAGATGGGCAATTTCCCAGTTTGCTTCAGTGGAGAGGAttggaggagaaaataaatatttctgtgaaaattgccatcaTTATACTGAAGCTGAACGAAGTCTTTTGTTTGACGCAATGCCTGAAGTTCTAACTATTCATTTGAAGTGCTTTGCTGCTAGTGGCTTGGAGTTTGATTGTTATGGTGGTGGACTTTCCAAGATCAACACTCCTTTACTGATACCCCTTAAACTGTCACTAGAAGAATGGAGCACAAAGCCAACCAAGGACAGCTATGGATTATTTGCAGTTGTGATGCATAGTGGCATTACAATTAGTAGCGGGCATTATACTGCTTCTGTGAAAGTCACTGACCTTAACAGTTTAGAACTAGATGAGGAAAATTTTGTGATCGACCAAACGTGTGAAGTAGGTAAGCCAGGACCATCGAACAAGGAGGAAGCAAGGGGTGTGGTCAAAAACTATGACGATGAAGAAGTGTCGATTAGAGTCAGTGGAAATACCCAGCCAAGTAAAGTTTtgaacaaaaaaaatgtagacactCTTGGACTTCTCAGAGGACAAAAGACTCAAGCAGATTATGAGTTATTCAACAAAGCATCTCATCCTGATAAAGTTGCCAGTGCAGCATTTGctgaaaatagaaattctgagaCTAACAATACTAATGGGACCCATGAATCTGATAGAAACAAGGAATCCAATGACCAAACAGGCATTAACATgagtgattttgaaaacaaaatttcatatgcagtgcaAAGCTTAAAGGGGTATGAGGGGAAGTGGTTGCTTTTTAATGATTCTCAAGTGAAAGTTactgaagagaaggactttttgaattctctttccccttctacaTCTCCTACATCTACTCCTTACTtgctattttataagaaattatag
- the LOC132485958 gene encoding LOW QUALITY PROTEIN: ubiquitin carboxyl-terminal hydrolase 1-like (The sequence of the model RefSeq protein was modified relative to this genomic sequence to represent the inferred CDS: deleted 1 base in 1 codon): MPRVIPRESNRLSRGSPSKKPRRPLKFFQKKETKRALDFTDSQGNEEKTSEYRGSEIDQVIPAAQSSRVNCEKRKNLLPFVGLNNLGNTCYLNSILQVLYFCPGFKSGVKHLFNSISRKKEALKDEASQKAKGNCKGDSSVSFELICSLHSLIISVEQLQASFLLHPEKYTRKLATQPRRLLNTLRKLNPMYGGYLQHDAQEVLQCILGHIQETCHLLRKGVKNVAELSTKVEEKHQKEEMSGHNSMEMDSMRHSEDYKEKLPKVHGKRKSDTELGNMKRKVKVSKDHQSLKENQRQTRSKRKATVDSSDIPAKIIPQYISENESARPSQKKSRVKRNRFKSTAKQPSIISKSFSLGKITTNQESKGQSKENECGLEEDMGKYENDNTADGCGLQSPGKNVMPVKEVKPINKGAEPIGFELVEKLFQGQLVIRTRCLECESLTERREEFQDVIVPVQEDELSKVEESPESSSEPKPDMKTLRWAISQFASVERIGGENKYFCENCHHYTEAERSLLFDAMPEVLTIHLKCFAASGLEFDCYGGGLSKINTPLLIPLKLSLEEWSTKPTKDSYGLFAVVMHSGITISSGHYTASVKVTDLNSLELDEENFVIDQMCEVGKPGPSNKEEARGVVKNYDDEEVSIRVSGNTQPSKVLNKKNVDTLGLLRGQKTQADYELFNKASHPDKVASAAFAENRNSETNNTNGTHESDRNKESNDQTGINMSDFENKISYAVQSLKGYEGKWLLFNDSQVKVTEEKDFLNSLSPSTSPTSTPYLLFYKKL; this comes from the exons ATGCCCCGTGTCATACCTCGTGAAAGTAATAGGCTTTCAAGAGGTAGTCCCTCAAAAAAACCCAGACGTCCCTTGAAGTTTTTTCAGAAGAAGGAAACCAAGAGAGCCTTGGATTTCACAGATTctcaaggaaatgaagaa aaaacttctgAATACAGAGGATCTGAAATTGATCAAGTTATTCCTGCAGCACAGTCCTCACGTGTCAactgtgagaagagaaaaaacttgTTACCGTTTGTGGGACTGAATAATCTCGGCAATACTTGTTATCTTAATAGTATACTTCAGGTATTATATTTTTGTCCTGGTTTTAAATCTGGAGTGAAGCACTTATTTAACAGtatttcaaggaagaaagaagcccTAAAAGATGAAGCCAGTCAAAAAGCTAAGGGAAATTGCAAAGGAGATTCTTCAGTAAGTTTTGAACTAATATGCAGCTTACATTCCTTGATCATTTCAGTCGAACAGCTTCAGGCTAGTTTTCTCTTACATCCAGAGAAATATACTCGTAAACTTGCTACTCAGCCAAGGCGACTACTTAACACACTCAGGAAACTCAACCCTATGTATGGAGGATATCTACAGCATGATGCACAGGAAGTATTACAGTGTATTTTGGGACACATTCAAGAAACATGCCACCTCCTaagaaaaggagtaaaaaatGTGGCAGAGTTATCTACTAAGgtagaagaaaaacatcagaaagaggaaatgagtGGCCATAACAGCATGGAGATGGACAGTATGAGGCATTCTGAAGACTATAAAGAAAAACTGCCaaaagtacatgggaaaagaaaaagtgacactGAACTTGGTAACATGAAGAGAAAAGTTAAAGTCTCTAAGGACCACCAGTctttgaaagaaaaccagagacaaaccagatcaaaaagaaaagctACCGTTGATTCATCAGATATTCCTGCTAAAATAATCCCCCAGtacatttctgaaaatgagaGTGCAAGACCCTCACAAAAGAAATCAAGAGTTAAAAGAAACCGGTTCAAGTCTACAGCTAAGCAACCCAGCATTATTTCTAAATCCTTTAGTCTGGGTAAAATAACAACCAACCAAGAATCCAAAGGacaatctaaagaaaatgaatgtggTCTTGAAGAGGACATGGGGAAGTATGAGAATGATAATACAGCTGATGGTTGTGGACTTCAATCTCCAGGGAAGAACGTTATGCCTGTGAAGGAAGTTAAGCCCATcaacaaaggtgcagagccaaTTGGTTTTGAGCTGgtggagaaattatttcaaggtCAGCTGGTAATAAGGACTCGTTGCTTAGAATGTGAAAGtttaacagaaagaagagaagagtttCAAGACGTCATCGTACCAGTGCAAGAAGATGAGCTTTCCAAAGTAGAGGAGAGTCCTGAAAGTTCTTCAGAGCCAAAACCAGACATGAAGACCCTGAGATGGGCAATTTCCCAGTTTGCTTCAGTGGAGAGGAttggaggagaaaataaatatttctgtgaaaattgccatcaTTATACTGAAGCTGAACGAAGTCTTTTGTTTGACGCAATGCCTGAAGTTCTAACTATTCATTTGAAGTGCTTTGCTGCTAGTGGCTTGGAGTTTGATTGTTATGGTGGTGGACTTTCCAAGATCAACACTCCTTTACTGATACCCCTTAAACTGTCACTAGAAGAATGGAGCACAAAGCCAACCAAGGACAGCTATGGATTATTTGCAGTTGTGATGCATAGTGGCATTACAATTAGTAGCGGGCATTATACTGCTTCTGTGAAAGTCACTGACCTTAACAGTTTAGAACTAGATGAGGAAAATTTTGTGATCGACCAAATGTGTGAAGTAGGTAAGCCAGGACCATCGAACAAGGAGGAAGCAAGGGGTGTGGTCAAAAACTATGACGATGAAGAAGTGTCGATTAGAGTCAGTGGAAATACCCAGCCAAGTAAAGTTTtgaacaaaaaaaatgtagacactCTTGGACTTCTCAGAGGACAAAAGACTCAAGCAGATTATGAGTTATTCAACAAAGCATCTCATCCTGATAAAGTTGCCAGTGCAGCATTTGctgaaaatagaaattctgagaCTAACAATACTAATGGGACCCATGAATCTGATAGAAACAAGGAATCCAATGACCAAACAGGCATTAACATgagtgattttgaaaacaaaatttcatatgcagtgcaAAGCTTAAAGGGGTATGAGGGGAAGTGGTTGCTTTTTAATGATTCTCAAGTGAAAGTTactgaagagaaggactttttgaattctctttccccttctacaTCTCCTACATCTACTCCTTACTtgctattttataagaaattatag